One Tolypothrix bouteillei VB521301 DNA window includes the following coding sequences:
- a CDS encoding VOC family protein, translating to MSIVKGLTKIIIYVKDMNTQARFYRDVLNLTAIDPTNVDDYKDVIWVEFATGECSLVLHLDKEKPLGQDRPKLAFSVNDMETAHKMLTERGAKLSDIRSRRPGLKVADGFDPEGNPFSIYYQES from the coding sequence ATGAGTATTGTAAAAGGCTTGACAAAAATTATCATTTATGTAAAGGATATGAATACCCAAGCCCGCTTTTATCGCGATGTACTGAACTTGACAGCGATCGACCCGACGAATGTGGATGACTACAAGGATGTAATTTGGGTAGAGTTTGCCACAGGGGAATGCAGCCTAGTGCTCCATCTAGACAAAGAGAAGCCACTCGGTCAGGATAGACCAAAGCTCGCATTTAGCGTCAATGACATGGAAACTGCTCACAAGATGTTGACTGAGCGCGGTGCAAAATTAAGTGATATTCGTTCCCGCAGACCTGGGTTAAAAGTAGCGGATGGTTTTGACCCAGAAGGTAACCCTTTCTCGATTTACTATCAAGAGTCATAA
- a CDS encoding cytochrome P450, with product MDNVDTLQAHNLAFNDQQDEQLSEEKGIEKQQKTCPHLGKEFHPFVNPLLDNPYPFYKHARNEEPIFFSSLLNAYVLTRYEDVLTVLKDPVRFSSAQSLQSVGDFAPETIEVLRQGFPVVSLIGSDGEQHRRFRAPFLKAFATEKLVAMEGSTRAIANRLVDNFINDGQVEILSKFAYPLPLEVIFNMYGVPLNKMAEVKHWGSEVTALFSTPLTPERQVECARSYVDLQHFMARLVEERHISPNGDMISDLLTSDLTVPEIVLLLCEMIVAGHKTTANLIGKALKLLLEQPELWQSLCDEPSLIPIALEEVLRYDTPAASMIRVTTQEVSLAGATLPKDTRILLLYGSANRDENQYPDSDRFNIERFKQTPVNHLAFSHGVHHCTGSNLARREGRIALEVLSSRLPNLRLRPNQQLTHIPALLNRGYAQLYLEWDRA from the coding sequence ATGGATAACGTTGATACCCTGCAAGCACACAATCTAGCGTTCAATGACCAACAAGATGAACAATTGAGTGAGGAGAAAGGAATAGAAAAACAGCAAAAGACTTGCCCTCATCTTGGAAAAGAGTTTCACCCCTTTGTTAATCCATTACTGGATAACCCTTATCCCTTCTATAAGCATGCTAGAAATGAAGAACCAATCTTTTTCAGTTCACTATTGAATGCTTATGTTCTGACGCGATATGAAGATGTTTTAACAGTACTGAAAGATCCAGTACGATTTTCTTCTGCACAAAGTCTCCAATCTGTTGGCGACTTTGCTCCTGAGACAATTGAAGTGTTGCGTCAAGGCTTTCCCGTTGTTTCACTTATTGGTAGTGATGGCGAACAACACAGGCGCTTCCGTGCTCCTTTTTTGAAAGCTTTCGCCACAGAAAAACTAGTCGCTATGGAAGGCTCAACTCGTGCGATCGCTAACAGATTGGTAGACAATTTTATCAATGATGGTCAGGTAGAAATCTTATCAAAGTTTGCTTATCCTCTGCCCCTTGAAGTTATCTTCAATATGTACGGTGTTCCTTTAAATAAGATGGCAGAAGTGAAGCATTGGGGTAGTGAAGTTACAGCTTTGTTTTCTACACCTTTAACGCCAGAACGACAAGTTGAGTGTGCTCGCAGCTATGTTGATTTACAGCATTTTATGGCACGTTTAGTTGAAGAACGACACATTTCACCTAACGGCGACATGATTAGCGATCTATTAACTAGTGACTTAACTGTACCAGAGATAGTGCTGCTTTTATGTGAGATGATTGTAGCAGGACATAAAACAACTGCTAATTTAATTGGCAAAGCTTTAAAACTTTTGTTAGAACAGCCTGAGTTGTGGCAAAGCCTCTGTGATGAACCATCTCTTATTCCTATTGCACTAGAAGAGGTATTGAGGTACGATACTCCAGCTGCATCAATGATTCGGGTTACTACACAAGAGGTTTCCCTCGCCGGAGCCACATTACCTAAGGACACGCGCATCCTTTTGCTGTATGGTTCTGCCAATCGTGATGAAAATCAGTATCCTGATAGCGATCGCTTCAACATTGAACGTTTCAAACAGACACCTGTTAACCATCTCGCATTTAGTCATGGAGTTCATCACTGCACGGGTTCTAATTTGGCTCGTCGGGAAGGACGGATTGCTCTAGAAGTTTTGTCTTCACGCCTGCCAAATCTCCGGCTTCGTCCGAACCAACAACTAACACATATTCCTGCATTGCTTAACCGAGGTTACGCACAACTCTATTTGGAGTGGGACAGGGCTTAA
- a CDS encoding cytochrome P450: MTVSTIERLNPFIPEVIADPYAVYRRYREEDPVHWGISANPQLPGAWYIFRYDDVMQVMEDRRFGRETLNEREDVETTPVPTAYNAFLSLVSNWIVFREPPNHTRLKSLASKAFTPKIVENIRPAIYQIADNLLDKVQNRGELDLVEDFAFPLPTKVVAIMLGADPEDLPLFREWALAMQHASASRLKPPPEVYEQANRGAQSFIDYFTPLIAERRANPREDLISALVKAADEGDKLSDFEIVATCTHLLTAGHETTINLIAKGTLALLHHPEALKKLRSHPEFIPAAVEEFVRYDTPIQMVTRWAYADVEVGGKLIRRGDSVGVMLGSANRDPAQFKNPDVLDIQRQDNKHSAYGGGIHYCLGSSLARAEGQIAINVLLNRLPELRLLDEKIQWANNIVFHGPNHLRVAFNKPVA, translated from the coding sequence ATGACCGTTTCTACAATTGAAAGACTTAACCCATTTATACCTGAAGTCATCGCAGATCCCTATGCAGTCTATCGGCGCTACAGAGAAGAAGACCCCGTGCATTGGGGAATTTCTGCAAATCCTCAATTGCCTGGTGCTTGGTATATCTTCCGTTATGACGATGTTATGCAAGTGATGGAAGACCGCAGATTTGGTCGCGAAACTTTGAACGAACGAGAGGATGTTGAAACTACGCCAGTACCAACGGCATATAATGCGTTCCTCTCTCTGGTAAGTAACTGGATAGTTTTCCGGGAACCACCCAATCATACACGGCTAAAATCTCTAGCTAGCAAGGCATTCACCCCAAAAATTGTCGAAAACATTCGTCCAGCCATCTACCAAATTGCAGACAATCTGCTGGATAAAGTTCAAAACCGTGGAGAATTGGATTTGGTTGAGGATTTCGCTTTCCCTCTGCCAACCAAGGTAGTTGCTATTATGCTGGGTGCTGACCCAGAAGACCTACCATTGTTTCGTGAATGGGCTCTTGCTATGCAGCATGCCAGTGCTTCCCGTTTGAAACCACCACCAGAAGTTTACGAACAGGCAAACCGTGGTGCTCAATCATTTATCGACTATTTTACTCCTCTAATTGCAGAGCGACGTGCCAATCCACGGGAAGATCTGATCTCAGCTTTGGTTAAGGCTGCTGATGAAGGCGACAAATTGAGTGACTTTGAAATCGTTGCTACTTGTACTCACTTGTTGACGGCGGGACATGAAACTACAATCAATCTGATTGCTAAGGGGACACTGGCGTTACTTCACCATCCAGAAGCACTCAAAAAGTTACGCTCCCACCCCGAATTTATCCCTGCGGCAGTAGAAGAGTTCGTCCGCTACGACACCCCCATCCAGATGGTAACACGTTGGGCTTATGCAGATGTTGAGGTTGGTGGGAAGTTAATCCGGCGCGGGGACAGTGTAGGCGTCATGCTTGGCTCTGCTAACCGAGATCCCGCTCAATTCAAGAATCCCGATGTTCTAGATATACAGCGTCAAGACAACAAACACAGTGCTTATGGCGGCGGTATCCATTACTGTCTTGGTTCGTCGTTAGCCCGCGCTGAGGGTCAAATTGCTATAAATGTCCTGCTCAACCGTTTACCAGAACTTCGTTTGCTAGACGAGAAGATTCAGTGGGCTAACAATATCGTGTTTCACGGTCCCAATCATCTCAGGGTTGCTTTTAATAAACCTGTAGCTTAA
- a CDS encoding cytochrome P450, producing the protein MIEQLSTKPEKKTCPHLGEAYQPFANPQLEEPYSFYKHARVEEPLFYSPLLNGYVLTRYDEILTVLKDPARFSSTDTLSPIVEFTPQVFEVLRQGFPLVRDLVDSDGEEHKRLRAPLMKVFAPERLEAMEDSIRAIANRLVDSFVNDGQADIISQFAYPLPLEAILTMYGIPLDRMAELKQWCYDMNALISSFLTPEEQVQCARSMVAMQHFVAGLIEERRNAPCNDLISNVLTSNLNMPELVRILMGLIQAGHKTSSHLIGNALKLLLERPQSWQAICNDLSLIPAALEEVLRYDAPVPTMSRTTTQDVELAGVELPKGTRIFLMYASANRDETKYSNSDRFEIERFKQPQAHHLAFGHGVHHCIGSNLARREARIALEILSSRLPNLRLRPNQKFTHVPTMIFRGFTRLEVEWDIPQQR; encoded by the coding sequence ATGATTGAACAACTTTCAACAAAGCCTGAGAAGAAAACTTGCCCCCATCTTGGAGAAGCTTACCAACCCTTTGCTAATCCACAATTGGAGGAACCTTATTCATTTTATAAACATGCAAGAGTTGAGGAGCCACTATTTTACAGCCCGTTGTTAAACGGCTATGTTCTTACTCGTTATGATGAGATCCTAACTGTATTGAAAGACCCAGCACGCTTTTCTTCGACAGATACTCTCAGCCCGATTGTCGAATTTACGCCTCAGGTGTTTGAAGTACTGCGTCAAGGCTTTCCCTTGGTACGCGATTTGGTTGATAGCGATGGCGAAGAACACAAACGCTTACGCGCTCCTTTGATGAAAGTGTTTGCACCAGAGCGCCTTGAGGCTATGGAAGATTCTATTCGCGCTATTGCTAATAGGCTGGTAGATAGTTTTGTCAATGATGGTCAGGCAGACATCATATCGCAATTTGCTTATCCTCTGCCTCTTGAGGCTATCCTCACTATGTACGGTATCCCATTAGATAGGATGGCAGAACTCAAGCAGTGGTGCTATGACATGAATGCTTTGATATCGTCTTTTCTAACGCCAGAAGAACAGGTGCAATGCGCTCGCAGTATGGTGGCGATGCAGCATTTCGTTGCAGGTTTAATCGAGGAACGACGGAATGCACCTTGCAACGACTTAATTAGCAATGTACTTACCTCTAACCTGAATATGCCGGAGTTGGTGAGAATTTTAATGGGCTTAATACAAGCAGGACATAAGACGAGCTCCCATTTGATTGGGAATGCCTTAAAACTCCTACTGGAACGTCCCCAATCGTGGCAGGCTATTTGTAACGATTTATCGCTCATTCCTGCTGCTTTGGAAGAAGTACTCAGGTACGATGCTCCAGTCCCAACAATGAGTCGCACAACTACCCAAGATGTGGAACTCGCGGGAGTTGAACTACCCAAAGGGACTCGTATCTTTTTGATGTATGCTTCCGCTAACCGCGATGAAACTAAGTACAGTAATAGCGATCGCTTTGAGATTGAACGTTTTAAACAACCACAAGCTCACCATCTCGCATTTGGTCACGGAGTCCATCACTGTATTGGTTCAAATTTAGCTCGTCGCGAAGCAAGAATCGCTCTGGAAATCTTGTCTTCGAGATTGCCAAATCTGCGACTGCGCCCAAACCAAAAATTTACCCACGTGCCAACAATGATCTTCCGTGGTTTTACACGTCTCGAAGTGGAGTGGGATATCCCTCAACAAAGGTGA
- a CDS encoding MFS transporter, with product MSSSISPTKIKPASKIYQDKNFYIINAITLIAILGGTIFNPALPTISKVFSVSSEQVSLVATLFQFPGAIVTPIFGVLADTFGRKQILVPSLLIFALGGTLSGFAQSFRSLLEWRLIQGIGTASLESLQLTIIGDLYRGKQLGSVMAFNAGLIGISSALFPLIGGLLAGFSWRYPFIVSLLAIPIALLVLFTLKLPKQQTNQQNFQLKPYLQSTWSSINNRQVVGLMFAVMVQFMLQVGACLTYIPILAGNELGASEAFNGFLLTAISLAVAVVASQLGRLTQKFSEIKLIKFSFILAAIAFLIVPFVHNVWLLFIPIVLIGAAQGLAFPSTQALLAGLAAQESRAGFMAVNSTVQSWGQTLGPLLGSIVDMILGTRAVFATSAVISLIALVIFNALLATKKPSPSPSSDSPSVALSFVNAEQVSFEPSFVEVPTVAEKPVARLFHVQSNKVIELPDNFSLIRIGKPNKRSFPDIDLSGLPNSDIVSRIHAEIKFEGGEYYIQDMGSSNGTYINKYPLLPGIWYKLKPGLTFSIGRRDAVSFKFQIA from the coding sequence ATGAGTTCTTCTATAAGTCCAACCAAAATCAAACCTGCAAGTAAGATATACCAGGATAAAAACTTTTACATTATTAATGCGATAACACTTATAGCAATTTTGGGTGGAACAATTTTTAATCCAGCACTACCAACTATATCAAAAGTTTTTAGTGTTTCCAGCGAACAGGTGTCATTGGTTGCAACGCTCTTTCAATTCCCTGGTGCGATTGTAACTCCAATCTTTGGAGTTTTAGCTGACACTTTTGGTAGAAAGCAAATCTTAGTACCTTCCCTACTTATATTTGCTTTGGGTGGAACTTTAAGCGGCTTTGCCCAAAGCTTTCGCAGTCTTTTAGAATGGAGACTTATACAAGGTATTGGTACTGCAAGCTTAGAATCTTTACAACTGACTATAATTGGCGATCTCTACAGAGGAAAACAGCTGGGCTCTGTTATGGCGTTTAATGCTGGATTAATCGGCATAAGTTCCGCACTTTTTCCTCTCATTGGTGGACTTTTAGCTGGTTTTAGCTGGCGGTATCCATTCATAGTATCATTGCTTGCCATTCCGATTGCTCTGTTGGTATTATTCACACTCAAACTGCCAAAGCAACAAACCAACCAGCAAAATTTTCAACTAAAACCTTATCTCCAAAGTACCTGGAGTAGCATTAACAACCGCCAAGTTGTAGGGCTGATGTTTGCAGTGATGGTACAATTCATGCTGCAAGTAGGAGCTTGCTTAACTTACATTCCAATTTTGGCAGGAAATGAGTTAGGGGCATCTGAAGCTTTTAATGGTTTTCTGCTGACTGCTATATCGCTTGCTGTTGCTGTTGTTGCTTCTCAACTAGGACGGCTGACACAGAAATTTTCTGAAATTAAGCTTATCAAATTTTCTTTTATTCTTGCTGCTATTGCATTCCTGATTGTTCCCTTTGTTCATAACGTATGGCTGCTATTTATCCCGATTGTGTTAATTGGTGCAGCCCAAGGTCTTGCGTTTCCATCCACGCAAGCGTTGCTAGCAGGGCTTGCTGCACAAGAATCTCGAGCCGGTTTTATGGCAGTAAATTCAACAGTACAATCCTGGGGACAAACACTTGGTCCTTTGCTTGGAAGCATTGTTGATATGATTTTAGGAACGCGGGCGGTTTTTGCAACTAGTGCGGTTATTTCATTAATCGCATTAGTCATTTTCAATGCTCTGCTAGCAACTAAAAAACCAAGCCCCAGTCCTTCGTCGGATAGTCCTTCGGTTGCTCTCAGCTTTGTGAATGCAGAACAAGTTAGTTTCGAGCCTAGCTTTGTTGAAGTTCCCACAGTTGCAGAAAAACCTGTTGCCAGATTATTCCATGTTCAAAGCAATAAAGTTATTGAATTACCCGATAATTTCTCTCTCATTCGCATAGGAAAACCTAACAAACGCAGCTTTCCTGATATCGATTTATCTGGATTACCCAATTCTGATATTGTTTCTCGGATTCATGCAGAAATTAAATTTGAGGGAGGAGAATACTACATTCAAGATATGGGCAGTTCTAATGGAACTTACATTAATAAATATCCTCTATTACCCGGAATTTGGTATAAGTTAAAGCCCGGTTTGACCTTCAGTATCGGTAGGCGAGATGCAGTCTCTTTTAAATTTCAAATTGCTTAA